From the genome of Pseudomonas sp. Teo4, one region includes:
- a CDS encoding alpha/beta fold hydrolase, with protein sequence MIQPVAERTPAGTSYLVQGQGQPVVLIHGVGLNKEMWGGQFVGLANDYRVIAYDMLGHGQSALPATDIGLEGYAAQLAELLDHLQIPQATVIGFSMGGLVARAFALNHPQRLAALVVLNSVFNRTPEQSAGVIARAAQAAELGPDANVDAALDRWFSREYKAANPAQVAAIRQVLASNDPQGYHTTYALFATQDMYRADDLGSIQVPTLIATGELDAGSTPAMTRQLAARIPGAQSVVLAEQRHMMPVEAPREVNKMLLDFLAQARTLTESAKGIVA encoded by the coding sequence ATGATTCAGCCTGTCGCTGAACGTACACCGGCCGGGACCAGCTACCTGGTTCAAGGCCAGGGCCAACCCGTGGTGCTGATCCACGGCGTGGGCCTGAACAAAGAAATGTGGGGCGGGCAATTCGTGGGCCTGGCCAACGACTACCGTGTCATCGCCTATGACATGCTCGGCCACGGCCAGAGCGCCCTGCCCGCCACCGACATCGGCCTGGAAGGCTACGCCGCCCAACTGGCCGAACTGCTCGACCATCTGCAGATTCCCCAAGCCACCGTGATCGGCTTCTCCATGGGCGGCCTGGTGGCTCGCGCCTTCGCCCTCAACCACCCGCAGCGCCTAGCCGCGCTGGTGGTGCTCAACAGCGTGTTCAACCGCACCCCCGAGCAGAGCGCCGGCGTCATCGCCCGTGCCGCCCAGGCTGCGGAGCTCGGCCCGGACGCCAACGTCGACGCCGCGCTCGACCGCTGGTTCAGCCGCGAATACAAAGCCGCCAACCCCGCGCAGGTCGCCGCCATCCGCCAAGTGCTGGCGAGCAACGACCCGCAGGGCTATCACACCACTTACGCGCTGTTCGCCACCCAGGACATGTATCGCGCAGACGACCTGGGCAGTATCCAGGTGCCGACGCTGATCGCCACCGGTGAACTCGACGCGGGCTCCACCCCGGCCATGACCCGCCAGCTCGCCGCGCGCATTCCCGGCGCGCAAAGCGTGGTGCTCGCCGAACAACGGCATATGATGCCGGTTGAAGCGCCCCGTGAAGTCAACAAGATGCTGCTGGACTTCCTCGCGCAAGCCCGCACCCTTACCGAATCCGCCAAGGGGATTGTTGCATGA
- a CDS encoding LLM class flavin-dependent oxidoreductase, giving the protein MKFSLFVHMERWDEQVSHRQLFEDLTELTLMAENGGFSTVWIGEHHAMEYTISPSPMPLLAYLAARTEKIRLGAGTIIAPFWNPIRVAGECALLDVISNGRMEVGLARGAYQFEFDRMAGGMPATDGGKALREMVPVVRKLWEGDYAHDGEVYKFPTSTSVPKPFNATPPMWIAARDPDSHNFAVANGCNVMVTPLMKGDEEVLDLKNKFQAALDNNPEVPRPQLMVLRHTHVHSPSEPEGWKVGAQAISRFYRTFDAWFGNKTTPVNGFLEPSPESKFAEVPAFELENIRKNTMIGTPEEIIARIKYYQELGVDEFSFWCDNSLPHAEKKKSLELFIKEVVPAFA; this is encoded by the coding sequence ATGAAATTTTCGTTGTTCGTGCACATGGAACGTTGGGATGAACAGGTCAGCCACCGCCAGCTGTTCGAAGACCTGACCGAACTGACCCTGATGGCCGAGAACGGCGGTTTCAGCACCGTGTGGATCGGCGAACACCACGCCATGGAATACACCATTTCGCCAAGCCCGATGCCGCTGCTGGCGTACCTCGCCGCGCGCACCGAAAAGATCCGCCTGGGCGCCGGCACCATCATCGCGCCGTTCTGGAACCCGATTCGCGTGGCCGGTGAATGCGCCCTGCTCGATGTGATCAGCAATGGCCGCATGGAAGTGGGCCTGGCCCGTGGCGCCTACCAGTTCGAATTCGACCGCATGGCGGGTGGCATGCCGGCCACTGATGGCGGCAAGGCACTGCGCGAGATGGTGCCGGTGGTGCGTAAGCTGTGGGAGGGTGACTACGCCCATGACGGCGAAGTCTACAAATTCCCCACCTCCACCAGCGTGCCGAAACCGTTCAACGCCACGCCGCCGATGTGGATCGCCGCCCGCGACCCGGACTCGCACAACTTCGCCGTGGCCAACGGCTGCAACGTCATGGTCACCCCGCTGATGAAGGGCGACGAAGAAGTGCTGGACCTGAAGAACAAGTTCCAGGCAGCGCTGGACAACAACCCCGAGGTGCCACGCCCGCAACTGATGGTGTTGCGTCACACCCACGTGCACAGCCCGTCGGAGCCTGAAGGCTGGAAGGTCGGCGCCCAGGCCATTTCGCGCTTCTACCGCACGTTCGACGCCTGGTTCGGCAACAAGACCACCCCGGTCAACGGTTTCCTTGAGCCAAGCCCGGAATCGAAGTTCGCCGAAGTGCCGGCGTTCGAGCTGGAGAACATTCGCAAGAACACCATGATCGGCACGCCGGAAGAGATCATCGCGCGGATCAAGTACTACCAGGAACTGGGCGTCGACGAGTTCAGCTTCTGGTGCGACAACAGCCTGCCCCACGCCGAGAAGAAGAAGTCGCTCGAGCTGTTCATCAAGGAAGTGGTGCCGGCGTTCGCCTGA
- a CDS encoding amino acid synthesis family protein produces MSFEIRKIVTYSEETRIEGGKATDKPVTMVGLAVVIKNPWAGRGFVEDLKPEIRANCSDLGALMVERLTAAIGGADKIEAYGKAAVVGADGEIEHASAVIHTLRFGNHYREAVQAKSYLSFTNKRGGPGTSIQIPMMQKDDEGLRSHYITLEMQIEDAPRADEIVVVLGASDGGRLHPRIGNRYIDLEELAAEKANAQ; encoded by the coding sequence ATGAGTTTCGAAATCCGCAAGATCGTCACCTACTCCGAAGAGACCCGCATCGAAGGCGGCAAAGCCACCGACAAGCCGGTGACCATGGTCGGCCTGGCCGTCGTGATCAAGAACCCATGGGCCGGTCGCGGTTTCGTTGAAGATCTGAAGCCGGAAATCCGTGCCAACTGTTCCGACCTGGGCGCACTGATGGTCGAGCGCCTGACCGCCGCCATCGGCGGTGCGGACAAGATCGAAGCCTACGGCAAGGCTGCCGTGGTCGGCGCCGACGGCGAAATCGAGCACGCCTCCGCCGTGATCCACACCCTGCGCTTCGGCAACCACTACCGCGAAGCCGTGCAGGCCAAGAGCTACCTGAGCTTCACCAACAAGCGCGGCGGCCCAGGCACCTCGATCCAGATCCCGATGATGCAAAAGGACGACGAAGGCCTGCGTTCGCACTACATCACCCTGGAAATGCAGATCGAAGACGCCCCGCGCGCCGATGAAATCGTCGTGGTCCTGGGTGCTTCCGATGGCGGCCGCCTGCACCCACGCATTGGCAACCGCTACATCGACCTGGAAGAACTGGCTGCCGAAAAAGCCAACGCTCAATAA
- a CDS encoding purine-cytosine permease family protein — translation MSQPSSQHQFVENHTVDYVPPAERHGKARDLFTLWFSTNIAPLPIVTGAMVVQVFHLNLVWGLFAIVLGHLLGGVVLALASAQGPQLGIPQMVQSRGQFGRYGALLIVFFTALIYVGFFISNIVLAGKSIHGIAPGVPMPTAIIIGALSATAIGVIGYRFIHTLNRIGTWVMGSALLAGFIMMFAQELPADFFSRGAFNLSGFVATVSLGTIWQISFSPYTSDYSRYLPKEVGIAKPFWATYFGATLGTILCFSFGAVAVLCVPEGTDAMDAVKQATGWLGPILMVLFLLNIISHNALNLYGAVLSIVTAIQTFVAQWTPSIKVRVILAAVILLSCGLVALNASAGFIGQFIGLILALLLVLVPWASINLIDFYLIKKGQYDIASIFRADGGIYGRVNHHAIIAYACGILVQLPFANTSLYVGPYSNIVEGADLSWLFGLLVTVPLYYCLATRGKEEKAGRAVGVND, via the coding sequence ATGTCCCAACCGTCGTCGCAACACCAGTTTGTCGAGAATCACACGGTCGATTACGTTCCACCTGCCGAGCGCCATGGGAAGGCGCGTGACCTGTTCACCCTCTGGTTCAGTACCAACATCGCGCCACTGCCCATCGTTACCGGCGCCATGGTGGTCCAGGTGTTCCACCTGAACCTGGTGTGGGGGCTGTTCGCCATCGTGCTGGGTCATCTTCTGGGGGGCGTGGTACTCGCCCTGGCCTCTGCGCAGGGACCGCAGCTGGGCATTCCACAGATGGTCCAGAGCCGTGGCCAGTTTGGCCGTTACGGCGCCTTGCTGATCGTGTTCTTCACCGCGCTCATCTATGTCGGCTTCTTCATTTCCAACATCGTGCTGGCGGGCAAGTCGATCCACGGCATCGCCCCCGGCGTGCCGATGCCCACCGCCATCATCATCGGTGCCCTGAGCGCCACGGCCATTGGCGTGATCGGCTACCGCTTCATCCATACCCTTAACCGCATCGGTACCTGGGTGATGGGTTCGGCGTTGCTGGCAGGCTTCATCATGATGTTCGCCCAGGAACTGCCGGCCGACTTCTTCAGCCGCGGTGCGTTCAACCTGTCGGGCTTCGTTGCCACCGTTTCGCTGGGCACCATCTGGCAGATCAGCTTCTCGCCGTACACCTCCGACTATTCGCGCTACCTGCCCAAGGAAGTCGGTATCGCCAAGCCATTCTGGGCCACGTATTTCGGCGCCACCCTGGGCACCATCCTGTGCTTCAGCTTTGGTGCGGTGGCAGTGCTGTGCGTGCCAGAAGGCACCGATGCCATGGACGCGGTCAAACAAGCCACCGGCTGGTTGGGTCCGATTCTGATGGTGCTGTTCCTGCTCAACATCATCAGCCACAACGCGCTCAACTTGTATGGCGCTGTGCTGTCGATCGTCACCGCCATCCAGACCTTCGTCGCCCAGTGGACCCCAAGCATCAAGGTGCGGGTGATTCTGGCTGCGGTGATTCTGCTGAGCTGCGGCCTGGTAGCCTTGAATGCTTCGGCGGGCTTCATCGGCCAGTTCATCGGCCTGATCCTGGCGTTGCTGCTGGTACTGGTGCCGTGGGCCTCGATCAACCTGATCGACTTCTACCTGATCAAGAAGGGCCAGTACGACATCGCCTCGATCTTCCGCGCCGACGGCGGAATTTACGGGCGCGTCAACCACCACGCGATCATCGCCTACGCCTGCGGGATTCTGGTGCAGCTGCCGTTCGCCAACACGTCACTGTATGTCGGGCCGTACTCGAACATCGTCGAAGGGGCTGACCTGTCGTGGCTGTTCGGCTTGCTGGTGACGGTGCCGCTGTACTACTGCCTGGCGACCCGTGGCAAGGAAGAGAAAGCGGGGCGGGCTGTTGGTGTGAATGACTGA
- a CDS encoding flavin reductase family protein, producing MIDATVYKNVLGSFPSGVTVITTLDDDGSIVGLTASAFSSLSMDPPLVLFCPNYSSDSYPVLMRNKRFAIHLLSGEQQAEAYAFAKKGKDKAAGIEWTLSELGNPILAGATAVIECELWREYEGGDHAIMVGKVHNLIVPEEAPRPMVYCRGKMASLPAFA from the coding sequence ATGATCGACGCAACCGTCTACAAGAACGTCCTGGGCTCCTTCCCGTCCGGCGTCACGGTCATCACCACCCTGGACGACGACGGCTCGATCGTCGGCCTCACTGCCAGCGCATTCTCGTCCCTGTCCATGGACCCGCCGCTGGTGCTGTTCTGCCCCAACTACAGCTCCGACTCCTACCCCGTGCTGATGCGCAACAAGCGTTTCGCCATCCACCTGCTCTCCGGCGAGCAGCAGGCTGAAGCCTACGCGTTCGCCAAGAAAGGCAAGGACAAGGCCGCCGGTATCGAGTGGACCCTGAGCGAGCTGGGCAACCCGATTCTGGCTGGCGCCACCGCCGTCATCGAATGCGAACTGTGGCGTGAATACGAAGGTGGCGACCACGCCATCATGGTCGGCAAGGTGCACAACCTGATCGTCCCCGAAGAGGCTCCACGGCCGATGGTCTACTGCCGCGGCAAGATGGCCAGCCTGCCCGCCTTCGCCTGA
- a CDS encoding acyl-CoA dehydrogenase family protein, translated as MQDLELSEEQIMIRDMARDFARGEIAPHAQAWEKAGWIDDGVVKKMGELGLLGMVVPEDFGGSYTDYVAYALAVEEIAAGCGATGAMMSIHNSVGCGPLLAYGTPEQQQAWLPRLASGEVIGCFCLTEPQAGSEAHNLRTRAELVNGEWVINGAKQFVSNARRAKLAIVFAVTDPELGKKGLSAFLVPTDNPGFKVDRSEHKMGIRASDTCAVTLDNCRIPAANILGERGKGLAIALSNLEGGRIGIAAQALGIARAAFEAALAYSRDRVQFGKPINEHQSIANLLADMQVQINAARLLILHAARLRSAGKPCLSEASQAKLFASEMAERVCSMAIQVHGGYGYLEDYPVERHYRDARITQIYEGSSEIQRMLIARELKHYAL; from the coding sequence ATGCAAGACCTGGAACTGAGCGAAGAGCAGATCATGATCCGCGACATGGCCCGGGACTTCGCCCGCGGCGAGATCGCACCCCACGCCCAGGCCTGGGAAAAGGCCGGCTGGATCGATGACGGCGTGGTGAAGAAGATGGGCGAGCTGGGCCTGCTCGGCATGGTGGTGCCCGAGGACTTCGGCGGCAGCTACACCGACTATGTCGCCTATGCCTTGGCCGTCGAAGAAATCGCCGCCGGCTGCGGCGCCACCGGGGCGATGATGAGCATCCACAACTCGGTTGGCTGCGGCCCACTGCTGGCCTATGGCACGCCCGAGCAACAGCAGGCCTGGCTGCCACGCCTGGCCAGCGGCGAAGTGATTGGCTGCTTCTGCCTGACCGAGCCGCAAGCCGGCTCGGAAGCGCACAACCTGCGCACCCGCGCCGAGCTGGTGAACGGCGAATGGGTGATCAACGGCGCCAAGCAGTTCGTCAGCAACGCACGTCGGGCGAAGCTTGCCATCGTCTTCGCGGTGACCGACCCGGAGCTGGGCAAGAAAGGCCTGTCGGCGTTTTTGGTGCCCACCGACAACCCGGGCTTCAAGGTGGATCGCAGCGAACACAAAATGGGCATCCGCGCCTCCGACACCTGCGCGGTCACCCTCGACAACTGCCGCATCCCGGCCGCCAACATCCTCGGCGAGCGCGGCAAGGGCCTGGCCATCGCCCTGTCGAACCTGGAAGGCGGGCGCATTGGCATTGCTGCTCAAGCCTTAGGCATCGCCCGCGCCGCATTCGAGGCCGCCCTGGCCTATTCCCGCGACCGCGTGCAGTTCGGCAAGCCGATCAACGAGCACCAGAGCATCGCCAATCTGCTGGCCGACATGCAGGTGCAGATCAACGCCGCACGCTTGTTGATCCTGCATGCCGCACGCCTGCGCAGCGCCGGCAAGCCGTGCCTGTCGGAGGCTTCCCAGGCCAAGCTGTTCGCCTCGGAAATGGCCGAGCGGGTGTGCTCGATGGCGATCCAGGTGCATGGCGGCTATGGCTACCTGGAGGACTACCCGGTAGAGCGGCATTACCGCGATGCGCGTATCACGCAGATCTACGAAGGCTCCAGCGAGATTCAGCGGATGCTCATTGCGCGGGAGCTCAAGCACTACGCGCTGTAA